The Raphanus sativus cultivar WK10039 chromosome 2, ASM80110v3, whole genome shotgun sequence genome includes a region encoding these proteins:
- the LOC108843333 gene encoding metacaspase-2 — protein MMLLVDCSSCRTPLHLPPGATRIRCAICHAFTLVAPDPHHHHSHAPASPRLFSNSFNVPPSSSSLYPPAVPSPSVYPPPTLSHSLSAPSAFSHAPSAPSPFNHFPPAQAPLSHSLSAPSAFSHAPPAPSPYNHAPPGPPPPVHGQKRAVIVGVTYKNTNDELKGCINDAKCMKFMLMKRFKFPESCILMLTEEEADPLRWPTKNNITMAMHWLVLGCKPGDSLVFHFSGHGNNQTDYDGDEVDGFDETLLPVDHATSGVILDDEINATIVRPLPYGVKLHAIVDACHSGTVMDLPYLCRMDRLGKYNWEDHRPPSGMWKGTSGGEVFSFTGCDDDQTSVDTPQLSGSAWTGAMTYAFIQAIERGHGTTYGSLLSAMRLTVHEIFDKNKGRELVEIDSDVLTTLLGLLILGAAPSKDEGVNQAPQKTQEPQLSANDLFDVYEKPFAL, from the exons ATGATGTTGCTTGTGGACTGCTCTAGCTGTCGTACGCCGCTTCACCTCCCTCCCGGAGCCACCAGGATTCGCTGCGCTATTTGCCACGCCTTCACTCTCGTCGCTCCGGATCCCCACCACCACCATTCTCACGCTCCGGCCAGCCCTCGTCTTTTTTCCAACTCATTCAATGTTCCACCATCGTCCTCTTCCCTATACCCGCCGGCGGTGCCTTCTCCGTCTGTCTACCCGCCGCCAACGTTAAGTCACTCATTATCGGCACCGTCTGCTTTTAGTCACGCGCCGTCAGCTCCGTCTCCGTTCAATCATTTTCCGCCGGCACAAGCTCCTTTAAGCCACTCATTATCGGCACCGTCTGCTTTTAGTCACGCGCCGCCGGCACCGTCTCCGTACAATCACGCGCCGCCGGGTCCTCCACCGCCGGTACATGGACAGAAGAGAGCGGTGATCGTCGGGGTTACTTATAAGAATACGAATGACGAATTGAAAGGATGCATCAATGACGCTAAGTGCATGAAGTTCATGTTGATGAAGCGTTTCAAATTCCCTGAATCTTGCATTCTTATGCTCACTG aagaagaagcggaTCCATTAAGATGGCCAACGAAGAACAATATAACAATGGCAATGCACTGGCTAGTTTTAGGCTGCAAACCGGGAGATTCCTTAGTCTTCCACTTCTCCGGTCATGGCAACAACCAAACGGACTACGACGGAGACGAGGTGGATGGTTTCGACGAGACTCTTCTTCCTGTGGACCACGCGACCTCAGGTGTCATTCTAGACGACGAGATCAATGCTACAATCGTACGGCCTCTCCCTTATGGAGTCAAGCTCCATGCCATCGTTGACGCTTGCCATAGTGGTACCGTCATGGACTTGCCCTATCTTTGTAGAATGGACAG ACTCGGAAAATACAATTGGGAAGACCATAGGCCACCATCAGGGATGTGGAAAGGTACGAGTGGCGGTGAAGTCTTCTCCTTCACAGGCTGCGACGATGACCAGACCTCCGTTGACACTCCG CAATTGTCAGGGAGTGCATGGACGGGGGCAATGACGTATGCATTCATTCAAGCCATAGAACGTGGACACGGAACTACTTATGGGAGCTTATTGAGTGCGATGCGATTAACAGTTCATGAGATCTTTGACAAAAACAAAGGTAGAGAGCTTGTTGAAATAGACAGCGATGTTCTCACTACTCTTCTTGGTTTGCTCATCTTAGGCGCTGCTCCTTCTAAGGATGAGGGAGTAAACCAAGCCCCACAAAAAACTCAG GAACCACAATTGAGCGCTAACGATCTGTTTGATGTCTACGAGAAGCCCTTCGCTTTATGA
- the LOC108841458 gene encoding acid phosphatase 1, producing MRMFVSLLVLSLFSLAFSNENASSYILPRPLIFETHELKSAAAVDVDGDDSVNANCTSWRFAAETNNLAPWKTIPAECAGYVKDYLMGKGYVVDLERVSEEAKVYASSFGFGGDDGKDTWIFDIDETLLSNLPYYLEHGCGLEVFDHTKFDKWVEKGVAPAIAPSLKLYEKVKDLGYKVILLTGRRENHRVITIENLINAGFNNWDALILRSLDDDHKTATIFKSEKRDEMVKEGYRIRGNSGDQWSDLLGFAMSERSFKLPNPMYYIP from the exons ATGCGGATGTTTGTGAGTCTCCTTGTCTTGTCCTTGTTCTCTCTCGCGTTTTCAAACGAAAACGCCAGCTCGTACATCCTTCCGCGACCGTTGATCTTCGAGACCCACGAGCTCAAGAGCGCCGCCGCCGTCGACGTCGACGGCGACGATAGCGTCAATGCGAATTGCACGAGCTGGAGATTCGCGGCGGAGACGAACAATCTCGCGCCTTGGAAGACGATTCCGGCGGAATGCGCCGGTTACGTGAAAGACTACCTGATGGGTAAAGGCTACGTCGTCGATTTGGAGAGAGTCTCGGAAGAGGCTAAGGTGTACGCGAGCAGCTTCGGGTTCGGCGGTGACGATGGGAAGGATACTTGGATCTTCGATATTGACGAGACTCTCTTGTCCAATCTTCCTTATTACTTGGAACACGGTTGTGG GTTGGAAGTTTTTGATCATACGAAGTTTGATAAGTGGGTGGAGAAAGGAGTTGCACCTGCAATAGCACCAAGCTTGAAGCTTTATGAAAAGGTTAAAGATTTGGGGTACAAAGTTATCCTGCTTACAGGGCGAAGAGAGAACCACAGGGTTATCACTATCGAAAACCTGATCAATGCCGGTTTCAATAACTGGGACGCCCTTATTCTGAG ATCGTTGGATGATGACCACAAAACGGCGACCATATTCAAGtcggagaagagagatgagatgGTGAAAGAAGGGTATAGGATCAGAGGCAATTCAGGTGATCAGTGGAGTGATTTGTTGGGGTTTGCCATGTCTGAACGCTCCTTCAAACTTCCGAATCCCATGTATTACATCCCCTGA
- the LOC108841200 gene encoding oleosin Bn-III, whose amino-acid sequence MTDTARTHHDITSRDQYPNIGRDRDQYPMIGRDRDQYSLMGRDRDQYNMSSQDYSKSRQIAKAVTAVTAGGSLLVLSSLTLVGTVIALVVATPLLVIFSPILVPALITVAMLITGFLSSGGFGIAALTAFSWIYKYATGEHPQGSDKLDSARMKLGSKAQDMKDRSQYYGQQHTGGYGQQHTGGEHDRDRTRGTQHTT is encoded by the exons ATGACGGATACAGCTAGAACCCATCACGATATCACAAGTCGAGACCAGTATCCGAATATTGGCCGAGACCGAGACCAGTATCCGATGATTGGCCGAGACCGAGACCAGTATTCTTTGATGGGCCGAGACAGAGACCAGTACAATATGTCTAGCCAAGACTACTCCAAGTCTAGACAGATTGCTAAAGCTGTTACTGCAGTCACCGCTGGTGGGTCCCTTCTTGTCCTCTCCAGTCTCACCCTTGTTGGAACGGTCATTGCTTTGGTTGTTGCTACGCCTCTGCTTGTTATCTTTAGCCCAATCCTCGTCCCCGCTCTCATTACCGTAGCAATGCTCATCACCGGCTTTCTCTCCTCTGGTGGCTTTGGCATTGCAGCACTAACAGCCTTCTCTTGGATCTACAA GTATGCAACGGGAGAGCACCCACAGGGTTCAGATAAGCTGGACAGTGCAAGGATGAAGCTGGGAAGCAAAGCTCAGGATATGAAGGATAGATCTCAGTACTATGGACAACAACACACAGGTGGCTATGGACAACAACACACAGGTGGTGAACACGACCGTGACCGTACCCGTGGAACCCAGCACACTACCTAA
- the LOC108843308 gene encoding peptide methionine sulfoxide reductase, whose translation MLSLVASPPVISAASLSKPLRSLSKSALPLSRRARPILPFPKTARSITIYKPPMNNLFNRLGFGSRPQPDPASAAIAQGPDDDVPSPGQQFAQFGAGCFWGAELAYQRVPGVTKTEVGYSQGFVDGPSYDDVCSETTGHNEIVRVQFDPKEVSFESLLDVFWKRHDPTTLNRQGNDVGTRYRSGIYVYTDEQEKLARESMENQQKVLNRKIVTEILPATKFYRAESYHQQYLAKGGRMGLRQSAEKGCNDPIRCYG comes from the exons ATGCTCTCTCTCGTCGCCTCTCCTCCGGTAATCTCCGCCGCTTCTCTCTCTAAACCTCTCCGTTCTCTCTCCAAATCCGCGCTCCCTCTCTCCAGAAGAGCCAGACCCATTCTCCCTTTCCCCAAAACCGCTCGATCCATCACCATCTACAAACCTCCGATGAACAACCTCTTCAACAGACTCGGATTCGGGTCTCGTCCCCAACCCGACCCGGCTTCCGCCGCAATCGCGCAAGGACCCGACGACGATGTCCCGTCTCCGGGTCAGCAGTTCGCGCAATTCGGCGCCGGCTGCTTCTGGGGAGCGGAGCTGGCTTACCAGAGGGTCCCCGGCGTGACGAAGACGGAGGTCGGGTATAGCCAGGGGTTCGTCGACGGTCCGAGCTACGATGACGTCTGCTCGGAGACGACGGGGCATAACGAGATTGTTCGGGTTCAGTTCGATCCGAAAGAGGTCAGCTTTGAGAGCTTGCTCGATGTCTTTTGGAAGCGTCATGATCCGACCACGTTGAATCGCCAG GGGAATGATGTGGGGACGAGGTACAGATCAGGCATATACGTCTACACAGACGAGCAAGAGAAGTTAGCTCGTGAATCTATGGAGAATCAGCAGAAGGTCTTGAACAGGAAGATTGTGACTGAGATACTTCCCGCCACGAAATTCTACAGAGCGGAAAGTTACCACCAGCAGTACCTGGCAAAAGGTGGTCGCATGGGTCTCAGACAATCTGCTGAGAAAGGTTGCAACGATCCTATCCGATGCTATGGCTAA
- the LOC108840988 gene encoding U-box domain-containing protein 35, whose amino-acid sequence MSRSPETLALPPPPSPFPPPSHTVFVALSESRKNKNVVTWSLEKFAPEGNIGFKLLHIHPRITSVPTPMGNTIPISEVRDDVVAAYRQEVLWQAEEVLKPYKKMFERRKVAVEVHVIESDNVAAAIAEEVTRNSIERIVIGGSSRSFFSRRADMCSAISALVPNFCTVYVVSKGKLSCIRPSDSDGNATIRDDGSERTNSSSGSSGPNSESTDGVSSTLDSQSRALSLPVRRLQHVPGVARQASVPMDTSSVGSDETRRMSLDGEEAKDVSSINRSSTDTTSRWTPRLRDYEERKDGMSSSSSNREYGNAGNRFSWTGMVVDTPRSRASQQASNMSDNISEEHSYTDNQVNLSFEVEKLRAELRHVQEMYVVAQTETFDASRKLGELNQRRLEEAIKLEELKLKEYEARELAEKEKQNFEKARRDAESMRERAEREIAQRREAERKAARDAKEKEKLEDALGSPRVQYQHFTWEEIVAATSSFSEELKIGMGAHGSVYKCNMHHTTAAVKVLHTAESGLSKQFQQELEILSKIRHPHLVLLLGACPEQGALVYEYMENGSLEDRLFQVNNSPPLPWFERVRIAWEVAAALVFLHKSKPKPIIHRDLKPANILLDHNFVSKVGDVGLSTMVQVDPLSTKFTIYKQTSPVGTLSYMDPEYQRTGMISSKSDVYSFGMIVLQLLTAKPPMALTHLVESAMDSNDEFLKILDQKAGNWPVEETRELTSLALCCTELRGKDRPDLRDQILPALEGLKKVAEKARNSISGVPTQPPFHFLCPLLKDVMNEPCVAADGYTYDRRAIEEWFEEHNTSPMTDTPLHSKNLLPNYTLYTAIMEWRSRLK is encoded by the exons ATGAGTAGATCACCAGAAACTCTTgcccttcctcctcctccttcaccTTTTCCTCCTCCATCTCATACCGTCTTCGTGGCTCTTAGTGAGAGCaggaaaaacaaaaatgtagTTACATGGTCCCTTGAAAAATTTGCTCCTGAAGGAAATATTGGCTTTAAGCTACTTCACATCCATCCAAGGATTACTTCTGTACCTACACCAA TGGGGAATACAATCCCTATATCCGAGGTACGAGATGATGTAGTAGCTGCATATAGACAGGAAGTGCTGTGGCAGGCTGAAGAAGTTCTTAAACCTTATAAGAAAATGTTCGAGCGGAGAAAAGTTGCAGTAGAAGTTCATGTGATCGAGTCAGATAATGTGGCAGCAGCTATAGCTGAAGAAGTTACACGAAATTCGATAGAGAGAATTGTAATTGGAGGCTCATCCCGTAGCTTTTTCTCAAG GAGAGCTGATATGTGCTCGGCGATATCGGCTTTGGTGCCGAACTTTTGTACAGTCTATGTTGTTTCAAAAGGAAAATTGTCATGCATCCGACCATCAGACTCAGACGGAAATGCAACTATAAGAGATGATGGTAGTGAAAGAACCAACTCCTCCAGCGGTTCTTCCGGTCCCAACTCAG AATCAACAGATGGAGTTTCAAGCACACTGGACTCTCAATCTCGTGCTCTGTCCCTTCCGGTCAGGAGATTACAGCATGTCCCGGGAGTTGCTAGACAAGCATCAGTTCCAATGGACACAAGTTCTGTTGGCTCGGATGAAACCAGGCGCATGTCTTTGGATGGGGAGGAAGCTAAAGATGTTTCGAGTATCAATAGAAGCAGCACGGATACTACATCACGTTGGACTCCACGTCTTAGAGATTATGAGGAGAGGAAAGACGGTATGAGTTCTTCATCTAGCAACCGTGAATATGGGAATGCCGGTAATAGGTTTAGTTGGACTGGCATGGTGGTTGATACTCCTCGCTCTAGGGCTTCTCAACAAGCTTCCAACATGTCTGATAATATAAGTGAAGAACATTCTTATACAGATAACCAG gTAAACCTAAGCTTTGAGGTTGAGAAGTTGAGAGCTGAGCTTAGACATGTTCAAGAAATGTATGTTGTTGCCCAAACCGAAACCTTTGATGCTTCTCGAAAG CTTGGTGAGCTTAACCAACGTCGTTTAGAAGAAGCCATAAAGCTTGAAGAGCTAAAGCTAAAGGAGTACGAAGCTCGAGAGTTAGCAGAAAAGGAAAAGCAGAACTTCGAAAAGGCGAGGAGAGATGCAGAGAGCATGAGAGAAAGAGCTGAGAGAGAGATTGCTCAGAGAAGAGAAGCTGAGAGGAAAGCCGCTCGTGATgctaaagagaaagagaagcttGAAGACGCTCTTGGCTCTCCGCGGGTACAATATCAGCACTTCACTTGGGAAGAAATTGTAGCTGCCACTTCATCGTTCTCAGAAGAGTTAAAGATTGGAATGGGAGCTCATGGATCTGTTTACAAGTGTAACATGCATCATACAACCGCAGCTGTCAAAGTTCTGCATACCGCTGAAAGTGGTCTGTCCAAACAGTTCCAACAGGAG CTTGAAATCTTGAGCAAGATTCGACACCCACACTTGGTACTCCTTCTAGGAGCATGCCCTGAGCAAGGAGCTTTAGTTTATGAGTACATGGAAAACGGTAGCTTGGAGGACAGACTGTTCCAGGTCAACAACAGTCCACCGCTCCCATGGTTTGAGCGGGTTAGGATCGCATGGGAAGTAGCAGCAGCTCTTGTCTTCCTCCACAAATCAAAACCTAAACCAATCATTCACCGTGATCTAAAACCGGCAAACATCTTACTTGACCACAACTTTGTCAGCAAAGTCGGAGACGTTGGACTCTCAACAATGGTTCAAGTCGACCCTTTGTCAACTAAATTCACTATATACAAACAAACAAGCCCTGTGGGAACGTTAAGTTACATGGATCCAGAGTATCAACGCACGGGAATGATATCATCTAAATCAGATGTGTATTCATTTGGAATGATAGTTCTTCAGCTCCTCACAGCAAAACCGCCTATGGCATTGACACACCTCGTTGAGAGCGCTATGGATAGTAACGATGAGTTTCTCAAGATTTTAGATCAGAAAGCTGGTAACTGGCCTGTTGAAGAAACTAGAGAGTTGACTTCATTGGCTCTGTGTTGCACAGAGTTGCGTGGGAAAGATAGGCCTGACTTGAGAGATCAGATTCTTCCGGCGCTCGAGGGCCTAAAGAAAGTAGCTGAGAAGGCAAGGAATTCGATTTCCGGTGTGCCTACTCAACCTCCGTTTCATTTCCTCTGCCCCTTACTTAAG GACGTGATGAACGAGCCATGCGTTGCGGCTGATGGATACACATATGATCGTCGTGCGATAGAGGAGTGGTTTGAGGAGCACAACACGTCGCCGATGACTGACACACCGTTACATAGCAAGAACCTTTTGCCCAACTATACTCTTTACACAGCCATCATGGAGTGGAGGTCTAGACTAAAGTAA